The nucleotide sequence AGTAGATGATCAGAAAGAGCATCATCTTGTCCCGCAGCAGGCTGCGAAGCTCCTTGATCCCCAGAAGGTAGATGTTCACCAGGTGCTTTTTCATCTATTGCTCCTGTTTCTTTAACGCCGCGATACTCAGCAGCGTGATGATGATGACCGCCGCCGTCAGGGCCGCGAAGTCCCGGGAGAGATCACTGAAGGTGAGCGCCTTGCTGAAGACGCCGCGGCTGATGTTGATGAAGTAGGTTGCCGGGTAGAGCTCGCCGATAATACGCCCCGCCCCTTCAAGGGAGCTGACCGGTTCGCTGAGCCCCGAGAAACTGATGGTCGGCAGCAGCGTCAAAATGGCCGTTGCCGCCAAAGCGGCGATCTGGGTCCGGGTAAACGCGGACATGAGCAGCCCGAGGCCCGTCGTGATCGTCACGAAAAGCAGCGCCCCCAGGCTCAGCGTCATCATACTCCCTTTGAGCGGGACCCCGAACAGCCATACGGCGATCATGACCAGGCCGAAAAAACCGACCATGCTGACAACGATGTAGGGAAGCTGCTTGCCCAGCAGGAACTCCAGGCGCGTGACCGGGGTGGCGTAGAAGTTGGTGATGGAACCCAGCTCCTTCTCCCGCACGACGCTCAGCGCCATCAGGATCGACGGGATGAAGACCAGCAGGATCGGGATGATCGCGGGCACCATCGCGAAGATACTTTTGAAGTCCTGGTTGTAGCGGTAGCGCATCTCGATGTCGACAGGTGAGAGCGCGGGAACATAGCCCAGCGTCCGGCGTGTCAGCTCCGTAAGGTAGTCGTAGTGCATCCCGCGGATGTAGCCCAGGATCGTTTCGGCGCGGAACGGCATCGCCCCGTCGATCCAGACCCCGATCTGCGTCTGCTGCCCCCGCGTCACATCCCTGCCGAAGCCCGGCGGGATCTCGAGGGCGACGGCGACCTCCCCGCTGCGCATGCGCCGGTCCAGGTCCGCCTGCGACTGCAGCGGCGGCTGCTCCAGGAAATAGCGCGACCCCGCCAGGCTCTGGACGTAGTCGCGGCTCTGGGGGCTATGGTCCCGGTCGAGTACGGCAAAGTGGAGGTCCTCGACGTCCATCGTGATCCCGAACCCCAGGGTAAGCATCAGCAGCACGGTCCCGAACACGGCGAAAGTGAGCCGGACCGGGTCGCGCAGCAGCTCGAGCGTTTCGCGGTAACTGTAACCGAAAAGGCGCAGCGGGCTGAAGAAACGGTTCGGCGTCCTGGCACGGTGCGACGCCGGCTCCGCGGCGCTCTGCCCCTTCTCCTCCCCCCCGATCGCCTCCTCGAGGTAATCGATAAAGGCCTCTTCGAGCCCCGTCTTCCCCCGCGCGCGGATAAGCGATTCCGGTGTATCGCTGGCCAGGACCCTGCCCTGGTGCATCAAGGAGATGCGGTCGCAGCGTTCGCCCTCGTTCATGAAGTGGGTGGAGATGAAGATCGTAACGCCGTCGTGACGGGCAAGGTCGATCAACAGCTCCCAGAAGCTGTCGCGCGACACGGGGTCGACGCCCGAGGTCGGTTCGTCGAGGATGAGCATCTGCGGCCGGTGCACGACGGCGACGGCCAGGGAGAGGCGCTGCCTGATGCCCAGCGGCATCCCGTCGGGGTAGCTGTGCTCGTACGCTTCGAGCTTGAAGCGTTCGATCATCTCGTCGACCCTTGTCTCGACCTCCTGCGCGGGAAGGTGAAAGAGTTTGGCGTGCAGCACGAGGTTCTGCCGGACCGTCAGTTCCGCGTAGAGCGAGAAAGACTGGGTCATGTAGCCGACTTTGTTCCGCGTCGCGAGATCGTGGCTTTCACTCCGGACGCCGAAAAGCCACGCCTCCCCCTCGCTGGGGTGCAGCAGTCCGGTCAGCATCTTCATCGTCGTCGTCTTTCCGCAGCCGTTGGAACCGAGAAACCCGAAGATCTCGCCGCGTTTGATCCGGAAACTGACACGGTCCACCGCCGTAAAATCGCCGAATCGCATCGTCAGCCCCTCTGCGGCGATGGCATCTTCCGCCTCCGCAAAGTTGCCCGGGGGGACGACGAGGATTTCATGCCCCCGGCGTTTACGCTCGGGCAGCAGGCGGATAAAGGCTTCATCAAGCGTCTCCGTACCGGTCT is from Sulfurimonas sp. HSL-1656 and encodes:
- the rbbA gene encoding ribosome-associated ATPase/putative transporter RbbA → MNSVVTLAEISHRYGKTQALDSVNLEIPAGKMVGFIGPDGVGKSTLLGLISGVRRIEAGRVEVFGGDMADARYRASVCPRIAYMPQGLGKNLYMSLSVYENVEFFGRLFAQGRAEREARIAELLESTGLAPFKERPAGKLSGGMKQKLGLCCALIHDPDLLILDEPTTGVDPLSRRQFWELIERIRSHWEGMSVIIATAYMEEAERFDWLVAMDEGQVLATGTPDALRKQTGTETLDEAFIRLLPERKRRGHEILVVPPGNFAEAEDAIAAEGLTMRFGDFTAVDRVSFRIKRGEIFGFLGSNGCGKTTTMKMLTGLLHPSEGEAWLFGVRSESHDLATRNKVGYMTQSFSLYAELTVRQNLVLHAKLFHLPAQEVETRVDEMIERFKLEAYEHSYPDGMPLGIRQRLSLAVAVVHRPQMLILDEPTSGVDPVSRDSFWELLIDLARHDGVTIFISTHFMNEGERCDRISLMHQGRVLASDTPESLIRARGKTGLEEAFIDYLEEAIGGEEKGQSAAEPASHRARTPNRFFSPLRLFGYSYRETLELLRDPVRLTFAVFGTVLLMLTLGFGITMDVEDLHFAVLDRDHSPQSRDYVQSLAGSRYFLEQPPLQSQADLDRRMRSGEVAVALEIPPGFGRDVTRGQQTQIGVWIDGAMPFRAETILGYIRGMHYDYLTELTRRTLGYVPALSPVDIEMRYRYNQDFKSIFAMVPAIIPILLVFIPSILMALSVVREKELGSITNFYATPVTRLEFLLGKQLPYIVVSMVGFFGLVMIAVWLFGVPLKGSMMTLSLGALLFVTITTGLGLLMSAFTRTQIAALAATAILTLLPTISFSGLSEPVSSLEGAGRIIGELYPATYFINISRGVFSKALTFSDLSRDFAALTAAVIIITLLSIAALKKQEQ